The nucleotide window ACTTGTACTTTGTATTGTTAAATGTGGGGGAATGAAcctgatgttgatgattaTGGCGTGTGTCTCGATGTTCTGAGTTgtgggtgtttggtgttttggtttCTGGATCATTCTTTCAAGCGGCTTGCGTTTTCGGTGTTTGGATGCAAGGGTTTTTGCCTGATGTTGGCTCAGCAACATTGAGAAGGGAAACTGACAGGAGAAAGGAGCAAAGGTAATGCAGGCAGGCCCAAACCGACCAAGAGTGGGCTTTGCTAGACCTCTTTTTATGGGTTTGAAGTGTTACTGCTTCTGCAGTGTTTGACAGTCCGGATTTTGTGGGGAAATCAGTTTGGTTTTGCTTTGGGCAATGGTTCGGGTATGCTTGATGCAGATTCTGCGCTGACAGCTGAGAGCAGGTATAAAGCAGTGGTGACTCTGGTCCTTGCTCGTCAACATTTTCTTCATGCTTTCCAATATCGAAGTTTGGTCTCATTGGAATATCCGTCTACTCATCCTATATATACCTATCCATTTCACCACGATTCTGTCTCAGAAAGACAGATGTCAACGAACCAGttccttcatcaaccacctcacaGTAAGTGGTCACGAGCACGTCTTTGCACCGTTCGACCGCTTTCTTCCTCGGCTACAACAGAAGACAAACCACAGTTGAGAGCGCCGTTGCAGGACCTTTTGCCTCTCCTCGAGTCCTTCCACCTACTCTTCGATTTCACGCCAATCAGCAGCACGTCAACTGAGCGGTACCTACCCATGAGGATGCACCATGACTCCCTGGTGTACCTCACTTGGGGTTGCCGTCTTCCAGGATATTCCACCATCCCGATGTCAGCCCCTGTACATTTTGGGCATGGCGTTGTGCCAACCATATCTTCATGTAGAAGGAATCTCAAGTGGGGGCGATGAGCACTCGTCCATTCCTAGGAGAGCAACAGACTGTGCGACAGAGCCATCTTTTcaaccaagatcaagacAGATCAACTCCTCTCGTCGAATACAAGGTCGGGTCAATTCTCCATCAGTTAGCACATCTTCCAGTCTTTTCTATCAGTTGCGTGGTTAgtcttttatatatatttcaccatcatgtcCTCCCTTCAAGATACTTTATCTACGAAGGGCACCTACCTACCAATTTTCTTCTTACCAGCTCTAGATCCATGGGCTTATGATTATGGACGAGACGGAGGCAGGAATCGGCGGCTTTATGTCCGGAAAACCGAAGTTTGGGCAGAGATACAGGGCGTCTGGTCTGTTCATTCTTTGGAGTTTTCTAAAAAAGATTGCACGTCACTCTACCTCACCTACCTAGGCTAGTGCTTTGACCAAACGATCCCGATACCTAACACTGCAGGGCTTTTGGTTGGAGAGCCGGGAGCCTTCATGCTGTTGACCTGGAAAGCAACGAAGCAGAGGACTCCGTGGTGCTGTTCCCTCCATCTTGGTGCTGTCTCAACCCGCAGCTTACTaccctgaagaagaaggaacgTGAAGACTGGTATGTGTCCTGCACAATGATCTCGACGGTTTTCCATCAAACTTGAAGGTTCAAGTGGCCAGATTAGCTAACCTACTTGTTGTTGACAGTCTTTCTACTCAAGACCGCCAAACCCGACGGCTTCCGTCTGGTcacctcgtcgtcttcatcgtcttgACATTTCGGATCTTCAAAGATCGGCGTCAAGAATCTTTGATGCCATCATTGATCAAAGCCggatctcctccgccaaagAACCTGGAAGATCACTGCGTTGCTGTCCCACAAAACCCGAGAAACCCCCCAATACAATTCGtacatctttttttcttgtcaaTATACCACATCATTACGCATTATTCGGGGACACCTATGGATTTCTGCAACAAATGGGAGCTGCGACTTATTTAGGCTTCATTCTTTTGGCAACGACATACTGAACAGCACTCTGACAGCAACTTTAGGTCTTTTATTGTCACAAAGCAGGGAATTTTGCTACTAATCTAATTCATGAGATGCCTTGTCATTCTCACCTTTAgtttctatatataaatttGCCTACTTTATCAACTTCCCTTTCGTCTTTACTTTGGTGTCTTTTACTCACCACCCAAGCCGGCAACTGGAACCTCGCAAAGACGacacctcatcatcgccgaGTCTCAAACGAGGACGGCAAACACATCTGGGCCACTCAGAGACCCGATCACATATTCAGATGCGGCAGCAAAGAGGTTCTTGCAGTTGTCGAATGCATGGTACGCCGCCCAGAACCTAATGATTTGCGCTCTACCTGTGGACATATCAGCTAACTGGTTCACAATGGAATAGATGCTCGACGTGCCGGAGCCCTGTCCGAGCTCATGTCTAATATCCCTACACCTTCCATGAGCCTTCGGTGCTGCCGGTGTTTGTTCTCAGTTAGACCGCAGAAGGACAACGCAACATCGGAAGGTTGAAAACCCGGAAATGGAAAGAGGTAAAACATTCTGACTGGAACCCCCCATATCACCTCCCGGGACCGGCTCTCCTACCTTCAGTTGAGAGCCAACATTCCACACGCAAACCCTCTGGCCGATGTCCTAGCCCCGACTGCCTCGATGGtattcctcctctgcctgAAAACGGAGCGATATCTTTCAGAATCTTCAGCAAGGGGTCTCTGAGAACAACTGTTGCACGATTAGCCCAGTGCTCTGTCTTTCGGGTCGCCTCTTCACCCACGTCCATATATATAGCAGAATCCTTCAGATTTAGTCTTTTCTAGACTCACCAACGCCTGGTTGAGAGACTCTCCCCATCTATTTTCCCTGACTTAGTCAACAACGGAACTATCACCTACCTGCCCGGTTTCCAAACCTCGCCATACCTCCCTCCGTCAGGATCATCAGCCTGATTCCATCCCCGATCCGCAGTCTGGTTAGCAGCGTGAGCCGCCTTTTATCCCATGTCCATTCGGTCCCGTCGCGACTACCACCAACGATCTGTGGGCTGGGAACTAGTTGTGGAAGGGCAAAAAGAACCGATTTAATGGTGAAAAGCAAGTACCTGGTGTTTACAAGAAGCGTTGCTACCCTCAGGCATAGTTCGCCTTTCCGTCCTTCTACGGCAACAATGCCATGCCGCCTGTCTCCGGCGCCCATCTGCGGTGTTTGGCgtatacctacctactttcAGCTATTCTGCTACCACCGTGGATCCCACCTACCTGCCCCCTGGGAACAGGGAATTGTCGAGGCAGAAAACGTCCAGTCATTGCACCTTTTCCCACGTCAATTTCATTCGTGGGCTCTCCGAGTTCGAGGGTCGACCGGCAACATCCCTGCCAAACAACCACCGAGGGCTCAAATGTCTTTTAGAGTTCGACCCTTCTGTTGTTCTTTGCTTGGCTCAGATCTTCAGACACACGCACACGATGGCCATTATGTTGTTTTGTATATATTCAGTCACCCTATCAATTCGAGTTTATCTACCTTACCGCTTTTGTGGTCTCTGACCTTACCCAAGCTTGAAAGCAAGAAACAAGACGCTTACACCGACTTGGAAATTGAACATCGTACTTTCACGGCCGCCTACCTACGCAACCAACACCACGTCCATATCCCCAGCCACCAAGGGTCAACTACATGGGATGTGCTGCTGTCTGTGGCTCAGCTTTGGCTACCAGCTGTGGCAAAGGTACCTCTCAAGCATCAAAAACTGGCAAGTTGGCCAGCCTCCAGAGAAGCTAGATCATTCTCAGTGCATTGCCACTCACTCCGGCATCTTTGAGGCGTGCCATATTGTTCCATAATGTGCCGCTAAGAAAGACTCGACAGTAGTAGGGATGAAGAAATACGTTGTCTATTTTGCGGAACTTTTACTTCTCGATGAAGATAGCATCTCTACCGAGGGACCTTACCACaagttgttgctgctgagggtCAAGGTAGACTGTTAGGAGGGCGATATGCCTGACGTACCTTATCCAGCATGTCAGAATCGTAACCATCCGTCAGCTTGGACTTGAACTTTTTCACTGTTCGACCATTACAAGAGATTCAAACATTTACGGTATGATCATCGCCTGAGCTCTGAGACGGTCGCCCGCTGGGCAGCCGTGTTATTGTGCCTCGGAAGCAAACCAGACCCTTCACATTGTCGAACACATGAACGGACTGGAGCATGCTTTCGCCGTAGATGAGACGCCAGAATCATCCCCCATCACGTTCACCTCTCGTATATGAACTCACACtttccatcccaccatccgGAACCAAAATGCCAGAATGACCACAGTCAAGATGGAACGTTCACCGACAGATCGCCTTCAGGTCgccgaccaacaacaccgcccaAACCAAAGCTGCGTCGGAGCAACACTGGACCGGAAACCGCCGGCTATAGAGTTCATGAGAACTCCAAGCACAGGACGGCTCCAGTAACTCTGCCTCACTAACCACTGGAATCCGCCACCCAAGTTCAGCAACCTGCAGCACAAggccaaaacaacaacaccctcttgCCCCTGCCTCAAATACCTCACTCACGTACTTTGCAGAATTAATTGCCTTACCTCCCAGACTATCTTCAATTCACCAggctcccccccccccaccccccttacCTCCACCAGCCATGTAGGCTCGTCCCCTCGACCCTTCACTGCCACCACTGGCTTGGGAAAACCGGAGAAGAGCTAACTTCATCCGGTCGTGGTGTGAGGGCGAGAAAAGAGCTAGCCAATTTACCTTCCCCTCAAGTCGACTCCGACAACTGGTAGTAgcggggggaaggggtggcaACGTCCAAGAAAAATCTGGTTTCCAAACAGCAAAccgtctctttctctccaccaacccttCCGTTTGACTCAAGACGGAGAGAGACAAACACTCTCCGTGACTGTCTACCTGATTACCTGCGCCAGCTTGCCAGGTCCTCCTGTATCCCACCGGCTCCAGCAACCGGGACTCCCCAGCGATGAGGCCACAGCAGCTGGCAGTAGGGAAGGGCGAAGCAAGCTATCAAACCAGCAATGCTCTCCTTTACCTCCCGACGCCCTGCCCTTCTGAGCAGCTGCTGCGGCCTTCCCCAGGACCACTCGGCACCTGCGAGTTAGTGGTCGGGGGAAGACGGTCGTGTGAGGCTGAAGCAACACGAGAACTAGCTTGGGCGTTTGGTCGGCGAAAAGATGAAGATAGCTACGCCACAGGACTTTCCTGGGCTGTTTGTGTGGGACACCTTTCACCTGGACACTGAAGTCATGTATCTGGACCTTAGTTGTGGGTTGTCGTTGCTCATCCTACTCCTTACTTTTGCATCTTCACAACTTACGTAATATCGACCAAGTGGCACTAATCGGGACGTCAGATAGAGGTTGCTATTGACTGGGGTTCAGGTTACGGGAACGAGACAGAGAAAGAGCAGGGGAAGAGAAGACCTGGCGGATGTTCTTGTATATTTACGAACACTGTACAACTATGGGATGACAACAGAAACAAGGACGATATGTAAGACAATGTAACATGTACCATTCAGTCAAAAtacatcacatcacatcagACACTTCATCCAGCACGGTAGGTTCTCCTCAAAAACGTATTCCATTCATATTCCACAAAACTATCCCAAAAAATGCAAGTGATCATCCCTCCTCTTGTCCATCTATaatcatcatccatcatcacatAGACCCTTAACATCCCTCCCAGTACTCACAACAAAAAACAAGAttaaacaacaacaacaacaacaaagaaaaaGCCCGTTGAGAGGCCCAATAAACACAACTTCAAATCCACGAAAAAATCCATCTTGTGTTGTTCCCACccccacaaaaaaaaaaaaaaggaaaaagagtCTATCTAACGCTTTGCACATCCAAGGAAACGGTCTATATAAATCCCCAACAGTGACAatgatcatgatgatgatgattgatGATCCCTCTTTTATCCCATCCGAATTTTACCCGAATGCGTTCgttcccttctctttctttccaaCCCTTGTGATACAAAAATATGGTGATTACATGAGGAGGTTGCCCAAGAAACTGTTTAACAAAAATGATGTTACAAAAAAAGGGTGGGGGGTATAGGGGTATAAAAAATCCATGTCCAAATGTGCAAAAATTCCCAAAACAGTTGCttcataaaaaaaaagaggccaagaagcaaaatTGTGGTCATGTTGAACAAACATAAAAAGCCATTGAAAACACCAGGGTCCCTGATGATGGAGATCGTGGGAAAGGGTTAggaaaggtggtggtggtggagaaaaAGCTTGATGAACCCCCTTGTCGACCCGCCCTTCCCGAAAATCTCCACTCGGCCAATGACGGAATCAAGTGGAGCGCCATGTGAACTCTGGGCAGCCGGGTCGACCCCCACAGCCAGCCCCCAGTCAGCTAAAAAGGTATTGTGGGGGGCTGATTCTGGAAAATATTGGCGCATAGTTTTGTGTGGCTGATGTAAGACGGAAGGAATTGAACTCGGCCAACGGCGGCCTCAAGGTAACAGAAAGAGCCGCAGCTGACCAGAGATGAGTTGTCGCCGGGACAATGTgacggtgttgttgggtggtaAGTGGCGCGTAAGTGAGGCGTGGGGCTGATCAGAGCTGACAACCCTGaaagagatggagaagaaaaaaaagaagcaaagcaTCGGGCGCCAACCACAGGCTTCTGCGACATATCGTCAGGTACAGGCCAATCGGAAAGTGCACGCACGACCCAAACAATCGGGATTGGAGATCATGATTTGCGTTTCCGGACCAACCGAACTTGTCGTCAGCACATCACCTCCGCTCGCTGCGACCGGTCCTGACTTGATGTGGGTGGTACgcagcttcctcctcctcgtagCCGTACTCTCCGCTGGCAATGTAGACCTGGGGGTGAGCGGGCCGTTGAGCGCCCTGTGCGTAGGCGGATGGCTCGCGAATGCTGGCATACGTGGTCGAGGGCGGGTATCCGGGGGCCGTGTAGGAATGATGGCGCGCGGGCGAGGGCGGCACAGTCTGCTGTGGTCTGGGGGTGCTGAGACCCAGTGGCTCGATATAGCTGCTTGTCGGTCGGCTTGCCCGGGCGGTTTTGGAGGAAGCAATGCTGCCGCTCTTGGCGTCGCTCTCGTCGCCAACGCGATGCTTGTCAAACCGCTGGCGCAGGCGGTCAATTGTGTCGTCTTCCTTTTCGGCAGGCCGTTCGTGTTCGCGGTGTTGTTCCTTTTCGCGCTTTTCCCTCTTGCGCTCCTTTTCGCGCTTCTCCTTTTCGCGGTCGGCGTCAcgctccttttccttctctggtCTGCGCTTGCTGGCGCTGCGCCGtggcttcttgtcctcggtGGACTCGGACGTGGTGGAGCTGGCGGCTGTTGGCGAGCTGGTGACGGTGCTCTTGCGATTGGACTTCTTCAGCTTTTCAATCGTGTCGTCGAGCTGCTCCTGAAGCTGTGTGTTTTGTTCCGAGAGCTCCTTGTTCTTCTCGGCGAGCGTCTTCTTTTCGTGTGTAAAGAGCTCATTCTGGTCCGTGACGGCGCGCACATGGGCCTTGTTCTGCTCAATCTCGTTGCGCAATTGACGGACGGTGGTCTCGAGCTCGGCGATCTTTTTGGAAAATTCGTCTCGTT belongs to Podospora bellae-mahoneyi strain CBS 112042 chromosome 6, whole genome shotgun sequence and includes:
- a CDS encoding hypothetical protein (EggNog:ENOG503PHC2), with protein sequence MSRTVRWGSPTEGHYEHQRSDSGVGSFSDCESRTSNTDRDRNFLASGYEDNTTIYQLQRALEQTRQQRDEFSKKIAELETTVRQLRNEIEQNKAHVRAVTDQNELFTHEKKTLAEKNKELSEQNTQLQEQLDDTIEKLKKSNRKSTVTSSPTAASSTTSESTEDKKPRRSASKRRPEKEKERDADREKEKREKERKREKREKEQHREHERPAEKEDDTIDRLRQRFDKHRVGDESDAKSGSIASSKTARASRPTSSYIEPLGLSTPRPQQTVPPSPARHHSYTAPGYPPSTTYASIREPSAYAQGAQRPAHPQVYIASGEYGYEEEEAAYHPHQVRTGRSERR